One Dromiciops gliroides isolate mDroGli1 chromosome 3, mDroGli1.pri, whole genome shotgun sequence DNA segment encodes these proteins:
- the DPF1 gene encoding zinc finger protein neuro-d4 isoform X7 — MATAIQNPLKSLGEDFYREAIEHCRSYNARLCAERSMRLPFLDSQTGVAQNNCYIWMEKTHRGPGLAPGQIYTYPARCWRKKRRLNILEDPRLRPCEYKIDCETPLKKEGGLPEGPVLEALLCAETGEKKIELKEEETIMDCQKQQMLEFPHELEVEDMEDDLPRRKNKAKGKAYGIGGLRKRQDTTSLEDRDKPYVCDICGKRYKNRPGLSYHYTHTHLAEEEGEENADRHAPPFHRKNNHKQFYKELAWIPEAQRKHTAKKAPDGTVIPNGYCDFCLGGSKKTGCPEDLISCADCGRSGHPSCLQFTVNMTAAVRTYRWQCIECKSCSLCGTSENDDQLLFCDDCDRGYHMYCLSPPMAEPPEGSWSCHLCLRHLKEKASAYITLT, encoded by the exons ATGGCCACCGCCATCCAGAACCCCCTCAAGTC CCTGGGCGAGGATTTCTACCGCGAGGCCATAGAGCACTGCCGCAGCTACAACGCGCGCCTGTGCGCCGAGCGGAGCATGCGCCTGCCCTTTCTCGACTCGCAGACCGGGGTGGCCCAGAACAACTGCTACATCTGGATGGAGAAGACCCACCGCGGGCCCG gTCTGGCCCCTGGACAGATCTACACTTATCCGGCCCGCTGCTGGAGGAAGAAACGGAGACTCAATATCTTGGAGGACCCCAGGCTGCGGCCCTGCGAGTACAAGATCG ACTGTGAAACACCCCTGAAGAAGGAGGGGGGTCTCCCTGAAGGGCCAGTTCTGGAGGCCCTACTGTGTGCAGAGACAGGAGAAAAGAAGATAGAACTGAAGGAAGAAGAAACCATCATGGACTGTCAG AAGCAACAGATGTTAGAATTTCCCCATGAACTTGAGGTGGAAGACATGGAGGACGACCTTCCCCGCCGCAAGAACAAGGCCAAGGGGAAG GCGTATGGCATTGGGGGGCTTCGGAAACGCCAAGACACTACCTCCCTGGAGGACAGGGACAAGCCGTATGTCTGCGATA tctgcGGGAAACGTTATAAGAACCGCCCAGGTCTGAGCTACCACTACACCCACACCCACCTGGCAGAAGAGGAGGGTGAGGAGAACGCAGACCGGCACGCCCCGCCCTTCCACCGGAAAAACAACCACAAGC AGTTTTACAAAGAACTGGCTTGGATTCCTGAAGCCCAAAGAAAGCACACAG CTAAGAAGGCTCCAGATGGCACAGTCATCCCCAATGGCTACTGTGACTTCTGTCTGGGCGGTTCCAAAAAGACGGGGTGTCCTGAGGACCTCATTTCCTGTGCTGACTGTGGCCGATCGG GTCACCCATCCTGTTTACAATTCACGGTGAACATGACTGCAGCTGTGAGGACGTACCGTTGGCAGTGCATCGAATGCAAATCTTGCAGCTTGTGTGGCACTTCAGAGAATGAT GACCAGTTGCTATTCTGTGACGACTGTGACCGTGGTTACCACATGTACTGCCTGAGCCCCCCCATGGCTGAGCCCCCTGAAG GAAGCTGGAGCTGTCACCTGTGTCTCCGGCACCTGAAGGAAAAGGCATCGGCCTACATCACCCTTACCTAG
- the DPF1 gene encoding zinc finger protein neuro-d4 isoform X4, with product MATAIQNPLKSLGEDFYREAIEHCRSYNARLCAERSMRLPFLDSQTGVAQNNCYIWMEKTHRGPGLAPGQIYTYPARCWRKKRRLNILEDPRLRPCEYKIDCETPLKKEGGLPEGPVLEALLCAETGEKKIELKEEETIMDCQKQQMLEFPHELEVEDMEDDLPRRKNKAKGKAYGIGGLRKRQDTTSLEDRDKPYVCDICGKRYKNRPGLSYHYTHTHLAEEEGEENADRHAPPFHRKNNHKQFYKELAWIPEAQRKHTAKKAPDGTVIPNGYCDFCLGGSKKTGCPEDLISCADCGRSGHPSCLQFTVNMTAAVRTYRWQCIECKSCSLCGTSENDGLRRPPSRVPMSPGASRMGLTLQDQLLFCDDCDRGYHMYCLSPPMAEPPEGSWSCHLCLRHLKEKASAYITLT from the exons ATGGCCACCGCCATCCAGAACCCCCTCAAGTC CCTGGGCGAGGATTTCTACCGCGAGGCCATAGAGCACTGCCGCAGCTACAACGCGCGCCTGTGCGCCGAGCGGAGCATGCGCCTGCCCTTTCTCGACTCGCAGACCGGGGTGGCCCAGAACAACTGCTACATCTGGATGGAGAAGACCCACCGCGGGCCCG gTCTGGCCCCTGGACAGATCTACACTTATCCGGCCCGCTGCTGGAGGAAGAAACGGAGACTCAATATCTTGGAGGACCCCAGGCTGCGGCCCTGCGAGTACAAGATCG ACTGTGAAACACCCCTGAAGAAGGAGGGGGGTCTCCCTGAAGGGCCAGTTCTGGAGGCCCTACTGTGTGCAGAGACAGGAGAAAAGAAGATAGAACTGAAGGAAGAAGAAACCATCATGGACTGTCAG AAGCAACAGATGTTAGAATTTCCCCATGAACTTGAGGTGGAAGACATGGAGGACGACCTTCCCCGCCGCAAGAACAAGGCCAAGGGGAAG GCGTATGGCATTGGGGGGCTTCGGAAACGCCAAGACACTACCTCCCTGGAGGACAGGGACAAGCCGTATGTCTGCGATA tctgcGGGAAACGTTATAAGAACCGCCCAGGTCTGAGCTACCACTACACCCACACCCACCTGGCAGAAGAGGAGGGTGAGGAGAACGCAGACCGGCACGCCCCGCCCTTCCACCGGAAAAACAACCACAAGC AGTTTTACAAAGAACTGGCTTGGATTCCTGAAGCCCAAAGAAAGCACACAG CTAAGAAGGCTCCAGATGGCACAGTCATCCCCAATGGCTACTGTGACTTCTGTCTGGGCGGTTCCAAAAAGACGGGGTGTCCTGAGGACCTCATTTCCTGTGCTGACTGTGGCCGATCGG GTCACCCATCCTGTTTACAATTCACGGTGAACATGACTGCAGCTGTGAGGACGTACCGTTGGCAGTGCATCGAATGCAAATCTTGCAGCTTGTGTGGCACTTCAGAGAATGAT ggCCTCCGGCGCCCCCCCTCCCGGGTGCCCATGTCGCCGGGTGCCAGCCGCATGGGTCTTACCCTCCAGGACCAGTTGCTATTCTGTGACGACTGTGACCGTGGTTACCACATGTACTGCCTGAGCCCCCCCATGGCTGAGCCCCCTGAAG GAAGCTGGAGCTGTCACCTGTGTCTCCGGCACCTGAAGGAAAAGGCATCGGCCTACATCACCCTTACCTAG
- the DPF1 gene encoding zinc finger protein neuro-d4 isoform X1, giving the protein MATAIQNPLKSLGEDFYREAIEHCRSYNARLCAERSMRLPFLDSQTGVAQNNCYIWMEKTHRGPGLAPGQIYTYPARCWRKKRRLNILEDPRLRPCEYKIGPWGAPSPAPAPSVSVAQHCETPLKKEGGLPEGPVLEALLCAETGEKKIELKEEETIMDCQKQQMLEFPHELEVEDMEDDLPRRKNKAKGKAYGIGGLRKRQDTTSLEDRDKPYVCDICGKRYKNRPGLSYHYTHTHLAEEEGEENADRHAPPFHRKNNHKQFYKELAWIPEAQRKHTAKKAPDGTVIPNGYCDFCLGGSKKTGCPEDLISCADCGRSGHPSCLQFTVNMTAAVRTYRWQCIECKSCSLCGTSENDGLRRPPSRVPMSPGASRMGLTLQDQLLFCDDCDRGYHMYCLSPPMAEPPEGSWSCHLCLRHLKEKASAYITLT; this is encoded by the exons ATGGCCACCGCCATCCAGAACCCCCTCAAGTC CCTGGGCGAGGATTTCTACCGCGAGGCCATAGAGCACTGCCGCAGCTACAACGCGCGCCTGTGCGCCGAGCGGAGCATGCGCCTGCCCTTTCTCGACTCGCAGACCGGGGTGGCCCAGAACAACTGCTACATCTGGATGGAGAAGACCCACCGCGGGCCCG gTCTGGCCCCTGGACAGATCTACACTTATCCGGCCCGCTGCTGGAGGAAGAAACGGAGACTCAATATCTTGGAGGACCCCAGGCTGCGGCCCTGCGAGTACAAGATCGGTCCGTGGGGGgcccccagcccagcccctgCCCCCAGTGTGAGCGTGGCCCAGC ACTGTGAAACACCCCTGAAGAAGGAGGGGGGTCTCCCTGAAGGGCCAGTTCTGGAGGCCCTACTGTGTGCAGAGACAGGAGAAAAGAAGATAGAACTGAAGGAAGAAGAAACCATCATGGACTGTCAG AAGCAACAGATGTTAGAATTTCCCCATGAACTTGAGGTGGAAGACATGGAGGACGACCTTCCCCGCCGCAAGAACAAGGCCAAGGGGAAG GCGTATGGCATTGGGGGGCTTCGGAAACGCCAAGACACTACCTCCCTGGAGGACAGGGACAAGCCGTATGTCTGCGATA tctgcGGGAAACGTTATAAGAACCGCCCAGGTCTGAGCTACCACTACACCCACACCCACCTGGCAGAAGAGGAGGGTGAGGAGAACGCAGACCGGCACGCCCCGCCCTTCCACCGGAAAAACAACCACAAGC AGTTTTACAAAGAACTGGCTTGGATTCCTGAAGCCCAAAGAAAGCACACAG CTAAGAAGGCTCCAGATGGCACAGTCATCCCCAATGGCTACTGTGACTTCTGTCTGGGCGGTTCCAAAAAGACGGGGTGTCCTGAGGACCTCATTTCCTGTGCTGACTGTGGCCGATCGG GTCACCCATCCTGTTTACAATTCACGGTGAACATGACTGCAGCTGTGAGGACGTACCGTTGGCAGTGCATCGAATGCAAATCTTGCAGCTTGTGTGGCACTTCAGAGAATGAT ggCCTCCGGCGCCCCCCCTCCCGGGTGCCCATGTCGCCGGGTGCCAGCCGCATGGGTCTTACCCTCCAGGACCAGTTGCTATTCTGTGACGACTGTGACCGTGGTTACCACATGTACTGCCTGAGCCCCCCCATGGCTGAGCCCCCTGAAG GAAGCTGGAGCTGTCACCTGTGTCTCCGGCACCTGAAGGAAAAGGCATCGGCCTACATCACCCTTACCTAG
- the DPF1 gene encoding zinc finger protein neuro-d4 isoform X3 — translation MATAIQNPLKSLGEDFYREAIEHCRSYNARLCAERSMRLPFLDSQTGVAQNNCYIWMEKTHRGPGLAPGQIYTYPARCWRKKRRLNILEDPRLRPCEYKIGPWGAPSPAPAPSVNCETPLKKEGGLPEGPVLEALLCAETGEKKIELKEEETIMDCQKQQMLEFPHELEVEDMEDDLPRRKNKAKGKAYGIGGLRKRQDTTSLEDRDKPYVCDICGKRYKNRPGLSYHYTHTHLAEEEGEENADRHAPPFHRKNNHKQFYKELAWIPEAQRKHTAKKAPDGTVIPNGYCDFCLGGSKKTGCPEDLISCADCGRSGHPSCLQFTVNMTAAVRTYRWQCIECKSCSLCGTSENDGLRRPPSRVPMSPGASRMGLTLQDQLLFCDDCDRGYHMYCLSPPMAEPPEGSWSCHLCLRHLKEKASAYITLT, via the exons ATGGCCACCGCCATCCAGAACCCCCTCAAGTC CCTGGGCGAGGATTTCTACCGCGAGGCCATAGAGCACTGCCGCAGCTACAACGCGCGCCTGTGCGCCGAGCGGAGCATGCGCCTGCCCTTTCTCGACTCGCAGACCGGGGTGGCCCAGAACAACTGCTACATCTGGATGGAGAAGACCCACCGCGGGCCCG gTCTGGCCCCTGGACAGATCTACACTTATCCGGCCCGCTGCTGGAGGAAGAAACGGAGACTCAATATCTTGGAGGACCCCAGGCTGCGGCCCTGCGAGTACAAGATCGGTCCGTGGGGGgcccccagcccagcccctgCCCCCAGTGTGA ACTGTGAAACACCCCTGAAGAAGGAGGGGGGTCTCCCTGAAGGGCCAGTTCTGGAGGCCCTACTGTGTGCAGAGACAGGAGAAAAGAAGATAGAACTGAAGGAAGAAGAAACCATCATGGACTGTCAG AAGCAACAGATGTTAGAATTTCCCCATGAACTTGAGGTGGAAGACATGGAGGACGACCTTCCCCGCCGCAAGAACAAGGCCAAGGGGAAG GCGTATGGCATTGGGGGGCTTCGGAAACGCCAAGACACTACCTCCCTGGAGGACAGGGACAAGCCGTATGTCTGCGATA tctgcGGGAAACGTTATAAGAACCGCCCAGGTCTGAGCTACCACTACACCCACACCCACCTGGCAGAAGAGGAGGGTGAGGAGAACGCAGACCGGCACGCCCCGCCCTTCCACCGGAAAAACAACCACAAGC AGTTTTACAAAGAACTGGCTTGGATTCCTGAAGCCCAAAGAAAGCACACAG CTAAGAAGGCTCCAGATGGCACAGTCATCCCCAATGGCTACTGTGACTTCTGTCTGGGCGGTTCCAAAAAGACGGGGTGTCCTGAGGACCTCATTTCCTGTGCTGACTGTGGCCGATCGG GTCACCCATCCTGTTTACAATTCACGGTGAACATGACTGCAGCTGTGAGGACGTACCGTTGGCAGTGCATCGAATGCAAATCTTGCAGCTTGTGTGGCACTTCAGAGAATGAT ggCCTCCGGCGCCCCCCCTCCCGGGTGCCCATGTCGCCGGGTGCCAGCCGCATGGGTCTTACCCTCCAGGACCAGTTGCTATTCTGTGACGACTGTGACCGTGGTTACCACATGTACTGCCTGAGCCCCCCCATGGCTGAGCCCCCTGAAG GAAGCTGGAGCTGTCACCTGTGTCTCCGGCACCTGAAGGAAAAGGCATCGGCCTACATCACCCTTACCTAG
- the DPF1 gene encoding zinc finger protein neuro-d4 isoform X5: MATAIQNPLKSLGEDFYREAIEHCRSYNARLCAERSMRLPFLDSQTGVAQNNCYIWMEKTHRGPGLAPGQIYTYPARCWRKKRRLNILEDPRLRPCEYKIGPWGAPSPAPAPSVSVAQHCETPLKKEGGLPEGPVLEALLCAETGEKKIELKEEETIMDCQKQQMLEFPHELEVEDMEDDLPRRKNKAKGKAYGIGGLRKRQDTTSLEDRDKPYVCDICGKRYKNRPGLSYHYTHTHLAEEEGEENADRHAPPFHRKNNHKQFYKELAWIPEAQRKHTAKKAPDGTVIPNGYCDFCLGGSKKTGCPEDLISCADCGRSGHPSCLQFTVNMTAAVRTYRWQCIECKSCSLCGTSENDDQLLFCDDCDRGYHMYCLSPPMAEPPEGSWSCHLCLRHLKEKASAYITLT, from the exons ATGGCCACCGCCATCCAGAACCCCCTCAAGTC CCTGGGCGAGGATTTCTACCGCGAGGCCATAGAGCACTGCCGCAGCTACAACGCGCGCCTGTGCGCCGAGCGGAGCATGCGCCTGCCCTTTCTCGACTCGCAGACCGGGGTGGCCCAGAACAACTGCTACATCTGGATGGAGAAGACCCACCGCGGGCCCG gTCTGGCCCCTGGACAGATCTACACTTATCCGGCCCGCTGCTGGAGGAAGAAACGGAGACTCAATATCTTGGAGGACCCCAGGCTGCGGCCCTGCGAGTACAAGATCGGTCCGTGGGGGgcccccagcccagcccctgCCCCCAGTGTGAGCGTGGCCCAGC ACTGTGAAACACCCCTGAAGAAGGAGGGGGGTCTCCCTGAAGGGCCAGTTCTGGAGGCCCTACTGTGTGCAGAGACAGGAGAAAAGAAGATAGAACTGAAGGAAGAAGAAACCATCATGGACTGTCAG AAGCAACAGATGTTAGAATTTCCCCATGAACTTGAGGTGGAAGACATGGAGGACGACCTTCCCCGCCGCAAGAACAAGGCCAAGGGGAAG GCGTATGGCATTGGGGGGCTTCGGAAACGCCAAGACACTACCTCCCTGGAGGACAGGGACAAGCCGTATGTCTGCGATA tctgcGGGAAACGTTATAAGAACCGCCCAGGTCTGAGCTACCACTACACCCACACCCACCTGGCAGAAGAGGAGGGTGAGGAGAACGCAGACCGGCACGCCCCGCCCTTCCACCGGAAAAACAACCACAAGC AGTTTTACAAAGAACTGGCTTGGATTCCTGAAGCCCAAAGAAAGCACACAG CTAAGAAGGCTCCAGATGGCACAGTCATCCCCAATGGCTACTGTGACTTCTGTCTGGGCGGTTCCAAAAAGACGGGGTGTCCTGAGGACCTCATTTCCTGTGCTGACTGTGGCCGATCGG GTCACCCATCCTGTTTACAATTCACGGTGAACATGACTGCAGCTGTGAGGACGTACCGTTGGCAGTGCATCGAATGCAAATCTTGCAGCTTGTGTGGCACTTCAGAGAATGAT GACCAGTTGCTATTCTGTGACGACTGTGACCGTGGTTACCACATGTACTGCCTGAGCCCCCCCATGGCTGAGCCCCCTGAAG GAAGCTGGAGCTGTCACCTGTGTCTCCGGCACCTGAAGGAAAAGGCATCGGCCTACATCACCCTTACCTAG
- the DPF1 gene encoding zinc finger protein neuro-d4 isoform X8, translating to MATAIQNPLKSLGEDFYREAIEHCRSYNARLCAERSMRLPFLDSQTGVAQNNCYIWMEKTHRGPGLAPGQIYTYPARCWRKKRRLNILEDPRLRPCEYKIGPWGAPSPAPAPSVSVAQHCETPLKKEGGLPEGPVLEALLCAETGEKKIELKEEETIMDCQKQQMLEFPHELEVEDMEDDLPRRKNKAKGKAYGIGGLRKRQDTTSLEDRDKPYVCDKFYKELAWIPEAQRKHTAKKAPDGTVIPNGYCDFCLGGSKKTGCPEDLISCADCGRSGHPSCLQFTVNMTAAVRTYRWQCIECKSCSLCGTSENDGLRRPPSRVPMSPGASRMGLTLQDQLLFCDDCDRGYHMYCLSPPMAEPPEGSWSCHLCLRHLKEKASAYITLT from the exons ATGGCCACCGCCATCCAGAACCCCCTCAAGTC CCTGGGCGAGGATTTCTACCGCGAGGCCATAGAGCACTGCCGCAGCTACAACGCGCGCCTGTGCGCCGAGCGGAGCATGCGCCTGCCCTTTCTCGACTCGCAGACCGGGGTGGCCCAGAACAACTGCTACATCTGGATGGAGAAGACCCACCGCGGGCCCG gTCTGGCCCCTGGACAGATCTACACTTATCCGGCCCGCTGCTGGAGGAAGAAACGGAGACTCAATATCTTGGAGGACCCCAGGCTGCGGCCCTGCGAGTACAAGATCGGTCCGTGGGGGgcccccagcccagcccctgCCCCCAGTGTGAGCGTGGCCCAGC ACTGTGAAACACCCCTGAAGAAGGAGGGGGGTCTCCCTGAAGGGCCAGTTCTGGAGGCCCTACTGTGTGCAGAGACAGGAGAAAAGAAGATAGAACTGAAGGAAGAAGAAACCATCATGGACTGTCAG AAGCAACAGATGTTAGAATTTCCCCATGAACTTGAGGTGGAAGACATGGAGGACGACCTTCCCCGCCGCAAGAACAAGGCCAAGGGGAAG GCGTATGGCATTGGGGGGCTTCGGAAACGCCAAGACACTACCTCCCTGGAGGACAGGGACAAGCCGTATGTCTGCGATA AGTTTTACAAAGAACTGGCTTGGATTCCTGAAGCCCAAAGAAAGCACACAG CTAAGAAGGCTCCAGATGGCACAGTCATCCCCAATGGCTACTGTGACTTCTGTCTGGGCGGTTCCAAAAAGACGGGGTGTCCTGAGGACCTCATTTCCTGTGCTGACTGTGGCCGATCGG GTCACCCATCCTGTTTACAATTCACGGTGAACATGACTGCAGCTGTGAGGACGTACCGTTGGCAGTGCATCGAATGCAAATCTTGCAGCTTGTGTGGCACTTCAGAGAATGAT ggCCTCCGGCGCCCCCCCTCCCGGGTGCCCATGTCGCCGGGTGCCAGCCGCATGGGTCTTACCCTCCAGGACCAGTTGCTATTCTGTGACGACTGTGACCGTGGTTACCACATGTACTGCCTGAGCCCCCCCATGGCTGAGCCCCCTGAAG GAAGCTGGAGCTGTCACCTGTGTCTCCGGCACCTGAAGGAAAAGGCATCGGCCTACATCACCCTTACCTAG
- the DPF1 gene encoding zinc finger protein neuro-d4 isoform X9: MATAIQNPLKSLGEDFYREAIEHCRSYNARLCAERSMRLPFLDSQTGVAQNNCYIWMEKTHRGPGLAPGQIYTYPARCWRKKRRLNILEDPRLRPCEYKIDCETPLKKEGGLPEGPVLEALLCAETGEKKIELKEEETIMDCQKQQMLEFPHELEVEDMEDDLPRRKNKAKGKAYGIGGLRKRQDTTSLEDRDKPYVCDKFYKELAWIPEAQRKHTAKKAPDGTVIPNGYCDFCLGGSKKTGCPEDLISCADCGRSGHPSCLQFTVNMTAAVRTYRWQCIECKSCSLCGTSENDGLRRPPSRVPMSPGASRMGLTLQDQLLFCDDCDRGYHMYCLSPPMAEPPEGSWSCHLCLRHLKEKASAYITLT, from the exons ATGGCCACCGCCATCCAGAACCCCCTCAAGTC CCTGGGCGAGGATTTCTACCGCGAGGCCATAGAGCACTGCCGCAGCTACAACGCGCGCCTGTGCGCCGAGCGGAGCATGCGCCTGCCCTTTCTCGACTCGCAGACCGGGGTGGCCCAGAACAACTGCTACATCTGGATGGAGAAGACCCACCGCGGGCCCG gTCTGGCCCCTGGACAGATCTACACTTATCCGGCCCGCTGCTGGAGGAAGAAACGGAGACTCAATATCTTGGAGGACCCCAGGCTGCGGCCCTGCGAGTACAAGATCG ACTGTGAAACACCCCTGAAGAAGGAGGGGGGTCTCCCTGAAGGGCCAGTTCTGGAGGCCCTACTGTGTGCAGAGACAGGAGAAAAGAAGATAGAACTGAAGGAAGAAGAAACCATCATGGACTGTCAG AAGCAACAGATGTTAGAATTTCCCCATGAACTTGAGGTGGAAGACATGGAGGACGACCTTCCCCGCCGCAAGAACAAGGCCAAGGGGAAG GCGTATGGCATTGGGGGGCTTCGGAAACGCCAAGACACTACCTCCCTGGAGGACAGGGACAAGCCGTATGTCTGCGATA AGTTTTACAAAGAACTGGCTTGGATTCCTGAAGCCCAAAGAAAGCACACAG CTAAGAAGGCTCCAGATGGCACAGTCATCCCCAATGGCTACTGTGACTTCTGTCTGGGCGGTTCCAAAAAGACGGGGTGTCCTGAGGACCTCATTTCCTGTGCTGACTGTGGCCGATCGG GTCACCCATCCTGTTTACAATTCACGGTGAACATGACTGCAGCTGTGAGGACGTACCGTTGGCAGTGCATCGAATGCAAATCTTGCAGCTTGTGTGGCACTTCAGAGAATGAT ggCCTCCGGCGCCCCCCCTCCCGGGTGCCCATGTCGCCGGGTGCCAGCCGCATGGGTCTTACCCTCCAGGACCAGTTGCTATTCTGTGACGACTGTGACCGTGGTTACCACATGTACTGCCTGAGCCCCCCCATGGCTGAGCCCCCTGAAG GAAGCTGGAGCTGTCACCTGTGTCTCCGGCACCTGAAGGAAAAGGCATCGGCCTACATCACCCTTACCTAG
- the DPF1 gene encoding zinc finger protein neuro-d4 isoform X2, with product MATVNPSPVRCLGEDFYREAIEHCRSYNARLCAERSMRLPFLDSQTGVAQNNCYIWMEKTHRGPGLAPGQIYTYPARCWRKKRRLNILEDPRLRPCEYKIGPWGAPSPAPAPSVSVAQHCETPLKKEGGLPEGPVLEALLCAETGEKKIELKEEETIMDCQKQQMLEFPHELEVEDMEDDLPRRKNKAKGKAYGIGGLRKRQDTTSLEDRDKPYVCDICGKRYKNRPGLSYHYTHTHLAEEEGEENADRHAPPFHRKNNHKQFYKELAWIPEAQRKHTAKKAPDGTVIPNGYCDFCLGGSKKTGCPEDLISCADCGRSGHPSCLQFTVNMTAAVRTYRWQCIECKSCSLCGTSENDGLRRPPSRVPMSPGASRMGLTLQDQLLFCDDCDRGYHMYCLSPPMAEPPEGSWSCHLCLRHLKEKASAYITLT from the exons ATGGCCACGGTCAACCCCAGCCCAGTCCGGTG CCTGGGCGAGGATTTCTACCGCGAGGCCATAGAGCACTGCCGCAGCTACAACGCGCGCCTGTGCGCCGAGCGGAGCATGCGCCTGCCCTTTCTCGACTCGCAGACCGGGGTGGCCCAGAACAACTGCTACATCTGGATGGAGAAGACCCACCGCGGGCCCG gTCTGGCCCCTGGACAGATCTACACTTATCCGGCCCGCTGCTGGAGGAAGAAACGGAGACTCAATATCTTGGAGGACCCCAGGCTGCGGCCCTGCGAGTACAAGATCGGTCCGTGGGGGgcccccagcccagcccctgCCCCCAGTGTGAGCGTGGCCCAGC ACTGTGAAACACCCCTGAAGAAGGAGGGGGGTCTCCCTGAAGGGCCAGTTCTGGAGGCCCTACTGTGTGCAGAGACAGGAGAAAAGAAGATAGAACTGAAGGAAGAAGAAACCATCATGGACTGTCAG AAGCAACAGATGTTAGAATTTCCCCATGAACTTGAGGTGGAAGACATGGAGGACGACCTTCCCCGCCGCAAGAACAAGGCCAAGGGGAAG GCGTATGGCATTGGGGGGCTTCGGAAACGCCAAGACACTACCTCCCTGGAGGACAGGGACAAGCCGTATGTCTGCGATA tctgcGGGAAACGTTATAAGAACCGCCCAGGTCTGAGCTACCACTACACCCACACCCACCTGGCAGAAGAGGAGGGTGAGGAGAACGCAGACCGGCACGCCCCGCCCTTCCACCGGAAAAACAACCACAAGC AGTTTTACAAAGAACTGGCTTGGATTCCTGAAGCCCAAAGAAAGCACACAG CTAAGAAGGCTCCAGATGGCACAGTCATCCCCAATGGCTACTGTGACTTCTGTCTGGGCGGTTCCAAAAAGACGGGGTGTCCTGAGGACCTCATTTCCTGTGCTGACTGTGGCCGATCGG GTCACCCATCCTGTTTACAATTCACGGTGAACATGACTGCAGCTGTGAGGACGTACCGTTGGCAGTGCATCGAATGCAAATCTTGCAGCTTGTGTGGCACTTCAGAGAATGAT ggCCTCCGGCGCCCCCCCTCCCGGGTGCCCATGTCGCCGGGTGCCAGCCGCATGGGTCTTACCCTCCAGGACCAGTTGCTATTCTGTGACGACTGTGACCGTGGTTACCACATGTACTGCCTGAGCCCCCCCATGGCTGAGCCCCCTGAAG GAAGCTGGAGCTGTCACCTGTGTCTCCGGCACCTGAAGGAAAAGGCATCGGCCTACATCACCCTTACCTAG